In Natrinema amylolyticum, the following are encoded in one genomic region:
- the ilvD gene encoding dihydroxy-acid dehydratase translates to MSSDDEFDYGKDEQLRSREVTEGPDKAPHRAMFRAMGFDDEDFGSPMIGVPNPAADITPCNVHLDDVADAALEGVDESGGMPIEFGTITISDAISMGTEGMKASLISRELIADSVELVSFGERMDGLVTIGGCDKNMPGMMMAAIRTDLPSVFLYGGSIMPGEHEGREITVQNLFEGVGAVADGEMSGEELDEMERNACPGAGSCGGMFTANTMASISEALGFAPLGSASPPAEDESRYDVAREAGEIAVEAVEAQRKPSDFLSKESFENAIALQVAVGGSTNAVLHLLAMAAEAGVDLSIEEFDEISRRTPKIADLQPGGSRVMNDLHEVGGVPVVLNALYEADLLHGDALTVTGNTIGEELERIDPPTIEELDVDFLYTVDEPKNKQGAIRILTGNLAPGGSVLKVTGDDELHHEGPVRVFEDEENAMAYVQEGHVESGDVIVIRNEGPQGGPGMREMLGVTSAVAGQGHAEDVALITDGRFSGATRGFSIGHVAPEAFAGGPIGLIEDGDVITIDIAERTLEVDLDEDELAARREEWEQPEPNYENGVLAKFGRAFGSAANGAVTNPGVKED, encoded by the coding sequence ATGAGCAGCGACGACGAGTTCGACTACGGAAAAGACGAGCAGTTGCGGAGCCGCGAAGTGACGGAGGGGCCGGACAAGGCCCCCCACCGAGCGATGTTCCGTGCGATGGGGTTCGACGACGAGGACTTCGGATCGCCGATGATCGGCGTCCCGAATCCGGCGGCCGACATCACGCCGTGTAACGTCCACCTCGACGACGTCGCCGACGCCGCACTCGAGGGCGTCGACGAGTCCGGCGGCATGCCCATCGAGTTCGGGACGATCACGATCTCCGACGCCATCTCGATGGGGACCGAGGGGATGAAGGCCTCGCTGATCTCTCGAGAGCTCATCGCCGACTCCGTCGAACTCGTCTCCTTCGGCGAGCGCATGGACGGGCTGGTGACGATCGGTGGCTGCGACAAGAACATGCCCGGCATGATGATGGCCGCCATCCGGACTGATCTGCCCAGCGTTTTCCTCTACGGCGGCTCGATCATGCCCGGCGAGCATGAGGGCCGAGAGATCACCGTCCAGAACCTCTTCGAGGGGGTCGGTGCCGTCGCGGACGGCGAGATGTCCGGCGAGGAACTCGACGAGATGGAGCGCAACGCCTGTCCCGGTGCGGGCTCCTGTGGTGGCATGTTCACTGCCAACACGATGGCCTCGATCTCGGAGGCGCTCGGATTCGCGCCGCTGGGCAGCGCCAGCCCGCCGGCCGAGGACGAGTCGCGATACGACGTCGCCCGAGAGGCCGGCGAGATCGCCGTCGAGGCCGTCGAGGCGCAGCGCAAACCCTCCGACTTCCTCTCGAAGGAGTCGTTCGAGAACGCCATCGCCCTGCAGGTCGCCGTCGGCGGCTCGACCAACGCCGTCCTCCACCTGCTGGCGATGGCCGCCGAGGCCGGCGTCGACCTCTCCATCGAGGAGTTCGACGAGATCAGCCGTCGCACCCCGAAGATCGCAGACCTCCAGCCGGGCGGCTCGCGAGTGATGAACGACCTCCACGAGGTCGGCGGCGTCCCGGTCGTTCTGAACGCCCTCTACGAAGCGGATCTGCTCCACGGCGACGCGCTGACTGTGACGGGTAACACGATCGGCGAGGAACTCGAGCGGATCGATCCGCCGACGATCGAGGAACTCGACGTAGACTTCCTCTACACCGTCGACGAACCGAAAAACAAACAGGGTGCCATCCGCATCCTGACGGGCAATCTCGCGCCCGGCGGCTCGGTCCTCAAGGTCACCGGCGACGACGAACTCCACCACGAAGGACCCGTCCGCGTCTTCGAGGACGAGGAAAACGCCATGGCGTACGTCCAGGAGGGACACGTCGAGAGCGGCGACGTGATCGTCATCCGCAACGAGGGGCCACAGGGCGGGCCCGGAATGCGCGAGATGCTAGGCGTCACCTCGGCCGTCGCCGGCCAGGGTCACGCGGAAGACGTCGCGCTCATCACCGACGGTCGCTTCTCCGGCGCGACGCGCGGGTTCTCGATCGGCCACGTCGCCCCCGAGGCGTTCGCCGGCGGCCCCATCGGTCTCATCGAGGACGGCGACGTGATCACCATCGACATCGCCGAGCGCACCCTCGAGGTCGACCTCGACGAGGACGAACTCGCGGCCCGCCGCGAGGAGTGGGAACAGCCCGAACCCAACTACGAGAACGGCGTGCTGGCGAAGTTCGGCCGCGCCTTCGGCTCGGCGGCCAACGGTGCCGTGACCAACCCCGGCGTCAAAGAGGACTAA
- a CDS encoding FAD synthase, whose protein sequence is MTRTVIAQGTFDILHPGHVHYLEEAAAMGDELHVIVARKTNVDHKEAPICPATQRRDVVDALAAVDEALLGHEEDIFVPIEEIDPDVIALGHDQHHDDEAIRSELERRGIDCEVRRASAREVGDNEQLLSTRLIIDRILERRGD, encoded by the coding sequence GTGACGCGGACCGTCATCGCCCAGGGGACCTTCGACATCCTCCACCCCGGCCACGTCCACTATCTGGAGGAGGCCGCCGCGATGGGCGACGAACTCCACGTCATCGTCGCCCGCAAGACCAACGTCGATCACAAGGAGGCACCGATCTGTCCGGCCACCCAGCGCCGCGACGTGGTCGACGCGCTCGCGGCCGTCGACGAGGCCCTGCTCGGGCACGAAGAGGACATCTTCGTCCCGATCGAGGAAATCGATCCCGACGTGATCGCGCTCGGTCACGACCAGCACCACGACGACGAGGCGATCCGGTCGGAACTCGAGCGTCGCGGGATCGACTGCGAGGTTCGCCGGGCGAGCGCTCGAGAAGTAGGCGACAACGAGCAACTGCTCTCGACGCGGCTGATCATCGATCGGATCCTCGAGCGACGAGGGGACTGA
- a CDS encoding Mov34/MPN/PAD-1 family protein, producing the protein MGLFDALFRSSEILGIAEETLEFALESSEETHPNEYMGFLRGTEADRLDLDRDGLVITDILVVPGTETNSVSATVKTNQIPNDVKALGSIHSHPNGVIKPSNADLDTFGRGSVHVIIGAPYRRTDWKAFDSKGEPTTLNVIDVDLPDTEDFFDFTQADIDEELRR; encoded by the coding sequence ATGGGGCTGTTCGACGCGCTGTTTCGCTCGAGCGAGATCCTCGGCATCGCCGAGGAGACCCTCGAGTTCGCCCTCGAGTCCTCCGAGGAGACACACCCGAACGAGTACATGGGATTTCTCCGGGGGACCGAGGCAGATCGCCTGGATCTGGATCGGGACGGGCTGGTCATCACGGACATTCTCGTGGTGCCCGGCACCGAGACCAACAGCGTCAGCGCGACCGTCAAGACGAACCAGATTCCGAACGACGTGAAGGCGCTGGGGAGCATTCACTCCCATCCTAACGGCGTGATCAAGCCCAGTAACGCGGATCTGGACACGTTCGGCCGCGGGAGCGTCCACGTCATCATCGGGGCACCCTACCGCCGGACCGACTGGAAGGCGTTCGATTCGAAGGGGGAGCCGACCACCCTGAACGTCATCGACGTGGACTTGCCCGACACCGAGGACTTCTTCGATTTCACGCAGGCGGATATCGACGAGGAACTGCGACGATGA